Genomic DNA from Halobaculum sp. MBLA0147:
ACTTCGAGGGCGTCGATCCGTTGGAGGAGCCGATGCCGGTCAAGCCCGGGCAACACTACGCGATGGGCGGCATCGAGACGAACGAGCACGGCGAGACGTGTGTGAGTGGGCTGTACGCGGCCGGCGAGTGTGCGTGTGCGTCCGTCCACGGCTCGAACCGACTCGGCGGCAACGCCCTGCCGGAGTTGATCGTCTTCGGGAAGATGGCGGGGTACCACGCCGCCGGCAAGGAGATGGGCGAGGCGGAGATCGAGACGGGCCAGCGCGGCGACTACGAGGTCGGCGAGTTGGAGCCGGGCGTCGAGATCGGCGACGTGCAGCCCGCGGGTGACGCCGTCGCGGACGGCGGGGTCGCCGCCGGGACCGCCGGCGCGGCACCCGACGACGTGGTCCAGCAGGCCGTCGAACGCCAGCGCGGCCGCGTCGAGAAGCTGTTGAACCGCGAGGAGGGGATCGGTCATTCGGCGGTGCGCGACGAGATCCAGGAGACGATGACGGAGTACGTCAACGTCTTCCGCGAGGAGAGTGGCCTCGAACAGGCGCTGGCGGAGATCCGTGCGGCCCGCGAGCGCTACCGCGACGTGAAGGTCTCGGACCCCTCGCGGACGTTCAACACGGACCTGATCCACACCATCGAGACGCGCAACATCATCGACCTCGCGGAGGCGATCACGCTGGGCGCGCTGGCTCGCGACGAGTTCCGTGGCGCCCACTGGCGCAAGGAGCACCAGGAGCGGAAGGACGACAGCTGGCTCAAGCACACGATGCTGTCGTGGAACGACGGCGAGCCGGAGCTGTGGTACCGACCGGTCGTCCTCGAGGGCGAGAACAAGGAGTACGAGCCGAAGGTTCGCTCGTACTGAACCGTCGTAGCGGCCCCCTCTCTACACGCTTTCGCGAAGTCGGTCTCGAACGCCGAGCGTCGCGGCTCGACGGCCCGGTGTCCGAGACGGGTCCCGATCGACGGCGGGCACGGCGGTCGCTCTGGTGACCCGATCTGTCGGAGAGAGACGGCGAGAGAGTGGTCGGTTACTCGTCGTCGGCGTCGTCGGCGCCCAACTCCAGGCCCTCGATCCGCGTCGCGATCTCGTCTTCGGTCAACGCGGTGTACCCCTCTGCGACGCTCACGGTCGCGGCCGAGAGCCCGCTCGCGGTGACTGGCTCGTCGTCGTCGGTCGCCTGCGCGAGCGCCTCGATCGCCAGCGTGAGACCGTCTTCGAGGCTCAACTCCTCGCTCCAGTTGTCCTCGAGGAACTCCTGGATGTCGCCGCGGTCGCCGCCGATGGCGGTCGCCTTCCACTCGCGGGGCGTCCCGGAGGGGTCGGCGCCGAACAGGCGCGGCGTGCCGTCGTCGATGCCGCCGATCAGGAGTGCGGCGCCGTACGGCCGCGTGCCGCCGCGCTGGGTGTTCTCCTGGATGTGGTCGGTGACGTACTTCGCCAGCGTCTCGACGCCGACCGGCTCGCCGTAGCGCAGTCGGTCACCCTGGGCCATCCGGCGGGCGAAGTCGATCAACTGACGCGCGTCGGCGACGTGGCCGGCGTTCGTCGTGCCGAGGTGGTCGTCGAGCTTGTGGAGCTTCTCGATGCTCTCGTCGACCATCAGCGGCGAGGAGGCCTGCGCTCGCGCCGCGAGCGCGATCCCGTCCTGCGTGCGGACGCCGACGGACGGCGCGCCACGCGAGACGGCCTCGCGAGCGTACTCGACCTGGTAGATCCGGCCGTCCGGCGAGAACAGCGAGGTCCCGCGGTCGTACGCCTGCTGGTCGTTCCCCCTCATCGCGCACCTCCGGTCCGAGTCGTCGTGTGGTGGCTCATCGAACTCCGGTAGGGGGTCTGGCGGGAAAAAGCCTCCCTAAAGCGACGCTTAGTTCCGTCGTCGGTGGACGGGTGGGCGCGTGTTGCCGGTAGTCGACCCGTCTCCCGACTTCACCCCTCGTCGTCGCGCACGTACTCGACCACGTCGAAGGCGTCGTACGACGCCCGACTCGTCTCGCGCCACGCGTCGCGGTTCCACGCGGGGAACTCGGTGTCGCCCGCGTAGCTGTCTTCGAGTTCCGTCCTGACGAGCCGGTCGACGATCGGGAGCGACTGCTCGTACACCGTCGCGCCGCCGGCGACGAAGATCGGACCGGTGCGGTCCGGCTCCGTCTCGATCGCACGCTCGGCGACTGCGAACGCCGCCGGCAGCGAGTCGACGACGCGGACCGACGCCGCCACGTCCGGATCCCCGCGTGAGAGGACGACGTTCGTCCGGTCCGGGAGCGGCCCGCCGAGCCCCGCGGCGATCGACTCGTAGGTCCGGCGGCCCACCACCACCGGGTGCCCGGTGGTCGTCCGCTCGAAGTGCGCCATGTCCTCCGGCAGGTGCCACGGCATCTCTCCGTCGCGTCCGATCACACCGTTGGCCGCCACCGCGACGATGGCGACGACCTCCGCGTCCGGTCGTGGGAGCGACTCTGTCCCCTCGTCGCGGTTCGGCTCCGGAGCGTCGCTCATCGTCACTCGGCCACCGCGAACTCGATCCCCGGCGCGGGGTCGTACCCGTGGAGCGTCACGTCGTCGGCGGTCAACTCGTCGAGGGGCACGTCCGCCACCTCGATCTCGGGCCGCTCGCGCGGTTCGCGGGCCAACTGGCGGAGCAGCCCGGGCACGTGGTCGGCGCGTTCGTCGCCGTCCGGCTCCGGCGGCGCGGTCGTCTCCACCCAGTCGGCCACCGCGCGGAACTCCGACCGGTCGTCGACCGCCGCGACGCGCTCCTGCAGGCGGTCGAGTTCGGCGGCGTACCACGAGCCGCGTTCGCCCGTCCCGCAGTAGACGTGGCTGTCGACGACCGTGTGTGCGAACGTCCCCGGCTCGAAGCCGGTCCGCTGGGCGACGGCGGTGAGCAACAGCGAGTAGGCGGCGACGTTGAACGGGACGCCCAGCGCCATGTCGCCCGAGCGCTGCGTGAGGTGGAGGTTCAGGCGGTCACCCTGGACGTTGAACACGAACGTGTAGTGACACGGCGGGAGCGTGGAGACGGTCGCGTTCGCGGGGTGCCAGGCGTTGACGACGATCCGACGCGACTGCGGGGACTCTCGCAGCGTGTCGAGCACGTACTGGAGCTGGTCGAAGGTGCGTCGTTCGTCGCCGTCGTCGGTCTCCTCGACGGTGACCCAGCGGTGGGCGTCGTCGGGCCACGTCTCCCCGTCGAGGGCCTGCGACTCGTCCGGCACGGGGTAGCGGCGCCAGAAGCGCCCGTAGGCCGTGTCGAGACGGCCCTCCTCGTCGGCCCACGCGTCCCAGATGCTCGTCTCCTCACGCAGCGTGCGGACGTGTTCCTCGCCCGAGAGGTACCAGAGGAACTCGTGGATCAGCGAGTTCCACCGGAACCCGGAGAGGTCCTTCGTCGTCACGAGCGGGAACCCCGCCGCCAGATCCACCTCGTACGTCTCGGAGAACGCCGAGATCGTGTCGACGCCGGTCCGGTTCGGCTTGTGCGTGCCGCCGGCGAGGACACGCTCGACGGTGTCGAGGTACGGTTGCACGTGTAGACGCCCGGGTGGGCCGGTCTTGAACGCCACGGACCGGGCAGTCTCCCCCGACTGTCGACACCCGTCGTCCAGTCCGTCCGTCGACACCTCCCCTCCGGTCCGCCCGCCGACACCGGTCGTCCGGTCCAGCCGTCGACACCGGTCGCCGACTGCGGGGAGTCACTCGCACCGCGAACGGGAACGATTAGGTGGCGGGCACCGAAGACGGCGGTATGAGCGACAGGAGTGCGGACGAGCCGACGGCCGTCGAGTTGGCCCAGCGAGTCCGGGACGGCGAGTTGCGACTGTACGAACTCGAAGACCACGCCGACGCGGACACGGCGACCGCGGCGCGGCGACGACTCGTCGGGAGCCACGAGGGCTCGGCGTTCGACGACCCCGAGACGGCGCTCGCGACCACCGGGGAGTACGCCTTCCCGGCGAGCGAGGCGGACAGCAACGTCGAGAACATGACCGGCGCGGTCCAGATCCCGGCGGGCGTCGTCGGCCCCGTCCAGATCGACGGGGAGGCGATCTCCGGCGAGCGGTACGTTCCGATGGCGACGACGGAGGGGGCGCTGCTCGCGTCCGTGAACCGCGGCTGTGCGACGCTGGACCGAGCCGGCGGCGCGACGGCACGCGTCACCGAGTCGGGGATGACACGCGCGCCCGTCTTCCGCGTCGACGGCGTCGCAGAGGCGGAGGCGCTCGTCGCCTGGGTTCGCGACGCGGAGTCGCGGCTCCGTGAGGCGGCGGAGGCGACGACGAACCACGGAGAACTGGTCGGGATCACGCCTCACGTCGTCGGCAACAACGTCTACCTGCGGTTCACATACGACACGAAGGACGCGATGGGGATGAACATGGTCACGGTGGCGACGGAGGCCGCCTGTGACGTGATCGAGACGGAGACGGACGCCGAGTTGGTCGCGCTGTCGGGGAACCTCTGTGCGGACAAGAAGCCGGCGGCGATCAACGCGATCCAGGGCCGCGGTCGCACCGTGGCGGCGGACGCGACGATCCCGCGCGAGGTCGTGACGGAGGTGTTGGACACGACACCCGAGGCGGTCGCGGAGATCAACACGCGCAAGAACCACGTGGGGAGCGCGAAGGCCGGCAGTCTCGGCTTCAACGCCCACGTCGCGAACACCGTCGCGGCGGTGTTCCTGGCGACCGGGCAGGACGCCGCGCAGGTGGTCGAGGGGTCGAACGCGATCACCACCGCCGAGGTGGTCGACGGCGACCTCTACGTCTCGCTCACCATCGCCTCGTTGGAGGTCGGCACCGTCGGCGGCGGGACGAAACTCCCCACGCAGGCGGAGGGGCTGGACGTGCTCGGGGTCCGTGGTGGCGGCGACCCGCCGGGAGCGAACGCGGACGGACTCGCGGAGGCGACGGCAGTCGCGGCGCTGGCGGGGGAACTGTCGCTGCTGTCGGCGCTCGGCTCGCGGAACCTGTCGAGCGCCCACCAGGAACTCGGTCGCTGACGGACTCGCCGAGTGTCGTGAGCAGCCGGCGACGACGCCACCGACGACCGTCGGCAGCCGACGACGATCTCGCGGCTCAGTCCACGTCGGAGACGGACACCGAGACACCGCCGCTCGCCGGTGTGCGGACGGTCACGGTGTCTGCGCCCAACCCACCGCCGAGCGTGCGGTACAGCGTGATCCGCCCGGTCGCGACACTGCCGTCGACGCGGGCCTCGACGGCGTACGTCCCCGGGTTCGGGAAGAACGAGCCGTTGACGCGCGTCGACTGCGCGGGGATGGTGAACCGGCCCTCGACGGTCGCGGTGTCGCCCAGCGGCGTCGGCGTGGGACCACCCTCGCCGCCCTCCCCCTGGAGGAGGGCGCGGACGACGACCGAGACGGCCGTCGCACGCCCGTTGACGAACCTGACGCCACCGGGGACGCGGTTGGAGCGGAGACTCCGCCCACACCCGGCAAGCCCGGCGGTCACGCCGGCGGCCACCGTCCCGAGGTACGCGCGTCTCCCTGCCACGTCCCCGACTCCGCGTGGTTCCCGCAAAAGCGTGGCGGAGCGGGTGTAGCCTCGCGGAGAGTGGTCGCCAGAGCGACACCACCGGAACGCCGCCGTTTTGACGCCCGGGAGCCACGGGGAGGTATGGACGACGCCCTCATCGACGACGCGACGCTGCCGCTCGACCGGAAGTCCCGCCTCCCGGGCGAGGGATTCTTCTACCCAGACTCGCTGGACGAGGACCGCGCCGAGGAGCGGGCCCGCGAGGCACTCGACGGCGCCGACACCGTCGTGATCACGGACTCCGACGCGGACGGACTCGCCTGCGTGGCCCTGATCCGGGAGGCACTCGGGGCCGCTGTGGACCCGGAGCCGTTCGAACGCCGCCGCGCGGCACGGGTCGCGGACGACGAGTCGGTGGAGGACCTGCCGCTCGACGAGGTGGTCGCCGACACCACGAACGTCGCGGTCACCAAGGACGGTGACGGTCTGGTGTCGGACTCCCCGGTCGCGCTGTTGCCGGCGAGTCCGCGCACGTTCGCGGACCAACTGGAACGCACCGCCGAGTACCTCGACCCCGGGACGGACGTGTTCGTCTGTGACATCTGTCCGGACGAGTTGGAGGAGATCGAACCGGCGCTGGGGACGGTCGTCGAGCGTGCCGGCGAGGTGCGGTGGTTCGACCACCACCAGTGGCCCGAGACGACGGCGGCGGGCGTCCGTGAGTACGGGATCGAGTTGGTCGTCGGCGAGAGCGACGAGGAGTGTTCCGCGGACGTGACGCTGCGCTCGCTGGGGTACGACTTCTCCGAGCGGTTCGAGACGCTGGCGGCCGTCACCCGCGACCACGACCTCTGGCTGAAGGCCGACGAGCGCAGCGACGACCTCGCGGACTACGCGGTGTGGACGAGTCCCGACGAGTACGCGGCCG
This window encodes:
- a CDS encoding archaeal proteasome endopeptidase complex subunit alpha, whose amino-acid sequence is MRGNDQQAYDRGTSLFSPDGRIYQVEYAREAVSRGAPSVGVRTQDGIALAARAQASSPLMVDESIEKLHKLDDHLGTTNAGHVADARQLIDFARRMAQGDRLRYGEPVGVETLAKYVTDHIQENTQRGGTRPYGAALLIGGIDDGTPRLFGADPSGTPREWKATAIGGDRGDIQEFLEDNWSEELSLEDGLTLAIEALAQATDDDEPVTASGLSAATVSVAEGYTALTEDEIATRIEGLELGADDADDE
- a CDS encoding dihydrofolate reductase, with product MSDAPEPNRDEGTESLPRPDAEVVAIVAVAANGVIGRDGEMPWHLPEDMAHFERTTTGHPVVVGRRTYESIAAGLGGPLPDRTNVVLSRGDPDVAASVRVVDSLPAAFAVAERAIETEPDRTGPIFVAGGATVYEQSLPIVDRLVRTELEDSYAGDTEFPAWNRDAWRETSRASYDAFDVVEYVRDDEG
- the thyA gene encoding thymidylate synthase — encoded protein: MQPYLDTVERVLAGGTHKPNRTGVDTISAFSETYEVDLAAGFPLVTTKDLSGFRWNSLIHEFLWYLSGEEHVRTLREETSIWDAWADEEGRLDTAYGRFWRRYPVPDESQALDGETWPDDAHRWVTVEETDDGDERRTFDQLQYVLDTLRESPQSRRIVVNAWHPANATVSTLPPCHYTFVFNVQGDRLNLHLTQRSGDMALGVPFNVAAYSLLLTAVAQRTGFEPGTFAHTVVDSHVYCGTGERGSWYAAELDRLQERVAAVDDRSEFRAVADWVETTAPPEPDGDERADHVPGLLRQLAREPRERPEIEVADVPLDELTADDVTLHGYDPAPGIEFAVAE
- the hmgA gene encoding hydroxymethylglutaryl-CoA reductase (NADPH) — translated: MSDRSADEPTAVELAQRVRDGELRLYELEDHADADTATAARRRLVGSHEGSAFDDPETALATTGEYAFPASEADSNVENMTGAVQIPAGVVGPVQIDGEAISGERYVPMATTEGALLASVNRGCATLDRAGGATARVTESGMTRAPVFRVDGVAEAEALVAWVRDAESRLREAAEATTNHGELVGITPHVVGNNVYLRFTYDTKDAMGMNMVTVATEAACDVIETETDAELVALSGNLCADKKPAAINAIQGRGRTVAADATIPREVVTEVLDTTPEAVAEINTRKNHVGSAKAGSLGFNAHVANTVAAVFLATGQDAAQVVEGSNAITTAEVVDGDLYVSLTIASLEVGTVGGGTKLPTQAEGLDVLGVRGGGDPPGANADGLAEATAVAALAGELSLLSALGSRNLSSAHQELGR
- a CDS encoding DHH family phosphoesterase, which gives rise to MDDALIDDATLPLDRKSRLPGEGFFYPDSLDEDRAEERAREALDGADTVVITDSDADGLACVALIREALGAAVDPEPFERRRAARVADDESVEDLPLDEVVADTTNVAVTKDGDGLVSDSPVALLPASPRTFADQLERTAEYLDPGTDVFVCDICPDELEEIEPALGTVVERAGEVRWFDHHQWPETTAAGVREYGIELVVGESDEECSADVTLRSLGYDFSERFETLAAVTRDHDLWLKADERSDDLADYAVWTSPDEYAAVIGAYGVDLPASAREYLASRREEKTALIETAVDRASTHEVGEWTVAVTYGRCSQNEVAETLRERGADASVIVKPAGSVSIRGTEGGFERAHEVARLVNGGGHPQAAGCMPDIYDDMLDYAHHWSTEGAAAKRVLLAAFERVAERAAEEADGGSEREDTGGESDDETGSGAADGADE